A stretch of the Clostridia bacterium genome encodes the following:
- the queA gene encoding tRNA preQ1(34) S-adenosylmethionine ribosyltransferase-isomerase QueA — translation METTLFDYALPPELIAQEPVEPRDASRLLVLHRSSGRIEHRRFRELPEYLRSGDVLVVNETKVIPARLVGRREAGGRVELLLLRRRRAGCWEVLARPARRVRSGERLIFGEDLEARVVEEGAEGRRVVEFPGGEQAEAVLKRLGQTPLPPYIRRSSPLERYQTVYAREEGSVAAPTAGLHFTPELLEALRRLGVEVVPVVLHVGPATFRPVRTEKVEEHRLEPEYYRVSPEAAARIERASRQGGRVVAVGTTVVRALETVAARHGRVVAGEGWADLFIYPGHCFRRVDALITNFHLPRSSLLMLVCAFAGRERVLAAYRLAVEHRYRFYSFGDAMLIL, via the coding sequence TTGGAAACCACTCTCTTTGATTACGCCCTACCGCCCGAACTCATCGCCCAGGAGCCGGTCGAACCCCGCGATGCCTCGCGCCTGCTGGTCCTGCACCGTTCCTCCGGCCGGATCGAGCACCGGCGCTTTCGCGAGCTTCCGGAGTACCTGCGCTCCGGGGACGTGCTGGTGGTAAACGAGACCAAGGTCATCCCCGCACGCCTGGTCGGCCGGCGGGAAGCCGGCGGCAGGGTAGAACTCCTGCTGCTCAGGCGCCGACGGGCGGGGTGCTGGGAGGTGCTGGCCAGACCGGCCCGCCGGGTCCGGAGCGGGGAGCGGTTGATCTTCGGCGAGGACCTGGAGGCACGGGTCGTAGAGGAGGGCGCGGAAGGCCGCCGGGTGGTGGAGTTCCCGGGAGGGGAGCAGGCGGAGGCGGTCTTGAAGCGTCTGGGCCAGACCCCACTGCCCCCTTACATTCGCCGTTCCTCTCCGCTGGAACGCTACCAAACGGTTTACGCCCGGGAAGAAGGTTCTGTAGCCGCTCCTACCGCCGGACTGCACTTCACGCCCGAGCTGTTGGAGGCGCTTCGTCGGCTGGGGGTAGAGGTGGTGCCGGTAGTGCTCCATGTGGGCCCGGCCACCTTCCGGCCGGTACGCACGGAAAAGGTGGAAGAGCACCGGCTGGAGCCGGAGTACTACCGGGTGTCGCCGGAGGCCGCGGCGAGGATCGAGCGGGCTTCCCGGCAGGGAGGACGGGTGGTGGCGGTAGGTACCACCGTGGTGCGGGCACTGGAGACGGTGGCGGCGCGCCACGGCCGCGTGGTCGCGGGCGAGGGCTGGGCGGACCTCTTTATCTATCCCGGACACTGCTTTCGCCGGGTTGACGCCCTGATCACCAACTTCCACCTCCCTCGGTCCAGCCTGCTCATGTTGGTCTGCGCTTTCGCCGGCCGGGAGCGGGTGCTGGCGGCCTACCGGTTGGCCGTAGAGCACCGATACCGCTTCTATTCCTTCGGCGATGCCATGCTCATATTGTGA
- the tgt gene encoding tRNA guanosine(34) transglycosylase Tgt: MNAPVRFEILATCSETRARLGRLHTPHGVVDTPAFMPVGTQATVKAMTPAELEALGARLLLSNTYHLYLRPGPEVVADAGGLHRFMGWSRALLTDSGGFQVFSLSGLRRVTDEGVVFRSHLDGSSHFFTPEKAVEVQMLLGADIAMAFDQCVPYPVEHAEAQEAVERTTAWAARCLRAHRRRDQALFGIVQGATYPDLRRRSAEEIVGLDFPGYAVGGLSVGEPKPLMYEILDLTVPLLPADRPRYLMGVGSPDCLVEGVALGVDLFDCVLPTRMARNGSVLTRTGKLVLRNAAYARDYRPLEEGCGCYACRHFSRAYIRHLLKAGEILGVRLTTIHNLYFTLTLMERARRAIAEGTFSRFLKEFRQMHAPEEGLKG; encoded by the coding sequence ATGAACGCGCCGGTACGTTTTGAAATACTTGCTACCTGCAGCGAGACCCGCGCCCGTCTGGGAAGGCTTCATACCCCGCACGGCGTGGTCGATACCCCGGCTTTCATGCCGGTGGGGACGCAGGCCACGGTCAAGGCCATGACCCCGGCGGAGCTGGAGGCCCTGGGGGCGCGGCTGCTCTTGAGCAACACCTATCACCTTTACCTGCGGCCGGGGCCCGAAGTGGTGGCCGACGCCGGGGGGCTGCACCGTTTCATGGGTTGGTCCCGGGCCCTGCTGACCGACAGTGGGGGCTTCCAGGTCTTCAGCCTGTCGGGCCTGCGCCGGGTAACCGACGAAGGCGTGGTCTTCCGCTCCCACCTCGACGGCTCCAGCCACTTCTTCACCCCGGAAAAAGCGGTGGAAGTCCAGATGCTTCTGGGGGCGGACATAGCCATGGCCTTCGACCAGTGCGTTCCCTATCCGGTGGAGCACGCCGAGGCCCAGGAGGCAGTTGAACGGACCACCGCCTGGGCGGCCCGCTGTCTGCGGGCGCATCGCCGCCGGGATCAGGCCTTGTTCGGCATCGTCCAGGGGGCCACCTACCCGGATCTCAGGCGCCGGAGCGCCGAGGAAATCGTGGGCCTGGATTTTCCCGGGTACGCCGTCGGCGGCCTGAGCGTGGGCGAGCCTAAACCCCTCATGTACGAGATCCTGGATCTTACCGTACCCCTGTTGCCGGCGGATCGACCGCGCTATCTCATGGGTGTAGGGAGCCCGGATTGCCTGGTGGAAGGCGTCGCCTTGGGCGTGGACCTCTTCGACTGTGTACTGCCCACCCGCATGGCCCGCAACGGTTCGGTGCTGACCCGGACGGGCAAGCTGGTGCTGCGAAACGCAGCCTATGCCCGCGACTATCGGCCTCTGGAAGAAGGGTGCGGCTGCTACGCCTGCCGGCATTTTTCCCGCGCCTACATCCGCCACCTCCTGAAGGCGGGGGAGATCCTGGGGGTCAGGCTGACCACCATTCACAACCTTTACTTTACGCTTACCCTCATGGAGCGGGCCCGGCGGGCAATCGCCGAGGGAACCTTTTCCCGATTCCTGAAGGAGTTTCGGCAAATGCATGCCCCGGAAGAGGGTTTGAAGGGATAG
- a CDS encoding HD domain-containing protein: MNGSTQTVVRLEDVKRDPEVAVYIARSNEYLGAIGYTEHGQRHVNLVAQVAYNILTHLGHPRRTAELAAIAGYLHDIGNVVGRHNHGQAGALIAYQILGRLGMPPEEVAQVVGAVGNHEEEYGQAVNPVAAALILADKSDVHRSRVRNRDPATFDLHDRVNYAVERSFLRVDAERKRLTMELTIDTDISPVMDYFEIFLTRMLMCRRAAAFLGCAFGMEINGARFL, encoded by the coding sequence GTGAACGGATCTACGCAAACCGTAGTACGGCTGGAAGACGTTAAGCGGGATCCCGAGGTGGCAGTCTATATCGCCCGGAGCAACGAGTACCTGGGGGCCATAGGCTATACCGAGCACGGGCAGCGCCACGTTAACCTGGTGGCGCAGGTGGCGTACAACATCCTCACCCACCTCGGACATCCCAGGCGTACTGCCGAACTGGCGGCCATTGCCGGCTACCTCCACGACATCGGCAACGTGGTCGGCCGCCACAACCACGGCCAGGCCGGGGCCCTCATTGCCTACCAGATCCTCGGCCGGCTGGGCATGCCTCCGGAAGAAGTGGCCCAGGTGGTCGGCGCCGTCGGCAACCACGAAGAGGAGTACGGTCAGGCGGTCAACCCGGTAGCGGCCGCTCTCATCCTGGCCGACAAGTCGGACGTACACCGTTCCCGGGTTCGCAACCGGGATCCGGCAACCTTTGATCTGCACGACCGCGTGAATTATGCGGTGGAGCGTTCCTTCCTCCGGGTAGACGCCGAACGCAAGCGATTGACCATGGAGCTGACCATCGACACGGACATCAGTCCGGTCATGGACTACTTTGAGATCTTTCTCACCCGAATGCTCATGTGCCGCCGGGCGGCAGCCTTCCTGGGCTGTGCCTTCGGCATGGAGATAAATGGGGCCAGGTTCCTTTGA
- the ruvB gene encoding Holliday junction branch migration DNA helicase RuvB: MQRWLSGRAAGEEEQQFELTLRPRTLAEYVGQEEVKESLGIFIQAARSRREPLDHVLLYGPPGLGKTTLAMVIANELGVQIRISSGPAIERPGDLAAILTNLQPGDVLFLDEIHRLSRVVEEILYPAMEDYALDIVLGKGPGARSLRLKLAPFTLIGATTRAGLVSSPLRNRFGVTLRLNFYRQEELAEIVRRSAQVLGIEIDAEGAEEIARRSRGTPRVANRLLRRVRDYAQVRGDGRIDARVARAALELLQVDEQGLDAADRQMLLTLIDKFAGGPVGLETLAASLNEEPETVEDVLEPYLMQIGYLKRTPRGRVATPLAFAHLGRPVLVQEVIELADD, from the coding sequence GTGCAGAGGTGGCTGAGCGGCCGGGCCGCAGGAGAAGAGGAGCAGCAGTTCGAGCTGACGTTGAGACCTCGCACCCTGGCAGAGTACGTAGGTCAGGAGGAGGTCAAGGAGAGCCTCGGTATTTTCATCCAGGCGGCCCGGAGCCGCCGTGAGCCCCTTGACCACGTCCTGCTCTACGGCCCGCCGGGCCTGGGCAAGACTACGCTGGCCATGGTGATCGCCAACGAACTGGGCGTGCAGATCCGCATCAGTTCCGGACCGGCCATCGAGCGGCCGGGAGACCTGGCGGCCATCCTCACCAATCTTCAGCCGGGCGACGTGCTCTTCCTGGACGAAATCCACCGGCTGAGCCGGGTTGTGGAGGAGATCCTGTATCCGGCCATGGAAGACTATGCCCTGGACATCGTCTTGGGCAAGGGGCCGGGTGCCCGCTCGCTGCGGTTGAAGCTCGCCCCCTTTACCCTGATCGGGGCCACCACGCGGGCCGGGCTGGTGAGCTCGCCCCTGCGCAACCGTTTCGGCGTCACCCTGCGCCTCAACTTCTACCGGCAGGAGGAGTTGGCAGAGATCGTGCGGCGTTCTGCCCAAGTGCTGGGTATCGAGATCGACGCCGAAGGGGCAGAGGAAATTGCCCGCCGCTCCCGGGGGACGCCGCGAGTGGCCAACCGGCTCCTGAGGCGGGTGCGGGATTACGCCCAGGTGAGAGGCGACGGCCGCATCGATGCGCGGGTGGCCCGGGCGGCGCTGGAGCTGCTGCAGGTGGACGAGCAGGGCCTGGACGCGGCCGACCGGCAGATGCTGCTTACCCTGATCGACAAGTTCGCCGGCGGTCCGGTAGGGCTGGAAACCCTGGCGGCAAGCCTCAACGAGGAACCGGAGACGGTCGAAGACGTCTTGGAGCCTTACCTCATGCAGATCGGGTACCTCAAGCGGACGCCTCGCGGGCGGGTAGCCACGCCTCTGGCCTTCGCCCACCTGGGTCGCCCGGTCTTGGTCCAGGAGGTAATCGAGCTGGCCGACGATTAG
- a CDS encoding SpoIID/LytB domain-containing protein yields the protein MGRIKPVLVLLFFSCFFLVTVPAWAGETLRVGLGVAPAQREVGIYRGSFEVVDIATGAVLVVAAAGTTWTVGTDPVGLGLSTGAGRQLGPVAGPLLFRPVASASEAPLFSLNGCRYRGALRLERTAAGILAVNLVDLEEYLYGVVGEEMTYGAPLEALKAQAVASRSYALFRKATQAARAYDVGTDQLTQRYVGYEAEVKSGFARVKAAVDATRGEVMYYRGQLVQAYFHANAGGHTEDSENVWQGAFPYLRGVPSPWDSYALERAPDPSSWPAYTYQWQKVLTREELAARLAGWNAARTDRPQEQIPVGEVTEIRLSRLGSNGEPTKSGRVTQVLIRGREGEREVRGETARSLFDLRSTLFDLRPDSRVCLLAAGGAAERQEAEGLRAAHALGTSPVNPGSSTYWVMGAGGTSRELPKIFTRLEFTGRGHGHGVGMSQWGAQGMAAEGHDYRDILEYYFNQNRKDGSLVVGPYRPLGG from the coding sequence ATGGGGAGGATCAAGCCGGTACTGGTCTTATTGTTTTTTTCCTGCTTTTTCCTGGTCACCGTTCCGGCCTGGGCCGGGGAAACCCTGCGCGTGGGTTTGGGAGTCGCACCCGCCCAAAGGGAGGTCGGGATTTACCGGGGCAGCTTCGAGGTGGTGGATATTGCCACCGGAGCCGTCCTGGTGGTGGCCGCGGCCGGTACCACCTGGACGGTGGGCACCGACCCCGTCGGGTTAGGCCTGAGTACCGGCGCCGGGCGGCAGCTGGGGCCGGTCGCCGGACCCTTGCTTTTCCGTCCCGTTGCTTCGGCTTCGGAAGCACCGCTTTTTTCCCTGAACGGTTGCCGGTACCGGGGTGCCCTGCGTCTGGAGAGAACGGCGGCCGGTATTCTGGCGGTAAATCTGGTGGATCTGGAGGAGTACCTGTACGGCGTTGTAGGCGAGGAAATGACCTACGGTGCTCCGTTGGAGGCCCTGAAGGCCCAGGCGGTGGCTTCGCGGAGCTACGCCCTGTTCCGCAAGGCCACCCAGGCGGCCCGGGCCTACGACGTGGGCACGGACCAACTCACCCAAAGGTACGTGGGCTACGAGGCAGAGGTCAAGTCCGGCTTTGCGCGGGTGAAGGCCGCGGTGGACGCCACCCGGGGGGAGGTCATGTACTACCGGGGCCAATTGGTACAGGCGTACTTCCACGCCAACGCCGGAGGTCATACCGAAGACAGCGAAAACGTGTGGCAAGGAGCCTTTCCCTACTTGCGCGGGGTGCCTTCGCCGTGGGATAGCTACGCCCTGGAGCGGGCACCGGACCCCTCCAGTTGGCCGGCGTACACCTACCAGTGGCAGAAGGTGCTCACCCGGGAGGAGCTTGCCGCCCGGCTGGCAGGCTGGAATGCCGCCCGGACGGATCGGCCCCAGGAGCAGATTCCGGTGGGGGAAGTGACGGAGATCCGGCTTTCTCGCCTGGGCAGCAACGGCGAACCCACTAAATCCGGGCGCGTTACTCAAGTACTCATAAGAGGTCGGGAAGGCGAGCGGGAAGTGCGGGGAGAAACGGCCCGCAGCCTGTTCGATCTGCGCAGTACCCTTTTTGACCTGCGGCCGGACTCCCGGGTATGTCTCTTGGCCGCCGGGGGCGCCGCCGAACGCCAGGAGGCAGAGGGCCTGCGGGCAGCCCATGCTCTGGGGACAAGCCCCGTCAACCCCGGAAGCAGCACCTACTGGGTAATGGGCGCAGGTGGAACCAGCCGGGAACTGCCCAAGATCTTCACCCGCCTGGAATTCACCGGACGGGGGCACGGACACGGGGTGGGCATGAGTCAGTGGGGAGCCCAGGGTATGGCGGCCGAGGGGCATGATTACCGGGATATACTGGAATACTACTTTAACCAAAACCGGAAGGACGGCAGCCTGGTCGTCGGCCCCTATCGCCCCCTTGGAGGGTAG
- the secD gene encoding protein translocase subunit SecD — MGQRSFIIFLFSAVAIVVAGVLLLRPLLGMVTYGLDLQGGVHVVAQAQGREGKAVTDEDMRQLQSVMRQRVDELGVSEPVIQRQGADRLIIELAGVKDPDDAVRLIGKTAMLQFKTYDGKVVVTGSELKDARPNRDPATNEPVVELEFNSEGARKFGEVTKQLVEQYGETDPRRCIAVYLDEELLTNPVVRTAITEGKAVIEGGFATFDEAAELAALLRGGALPVNVEILEKRLVGPTLGEDSLARSRVAVTVAVIAVLIFMILVYRLPGVVADLSLVVYALLLLAALVGIGAVLTLPGIAGVLLSMGMAVDANIIIYERIKDELRAGKTLRAAVEAGFRRAFWTIFDANLTTILAAVVLYYLGTGSIRGFAVTLILGIAASFFTAVVLTRWLLRQLVRVEFLRRPGFYGVAARTPAVGGGKA; from the coding sequence GTGGGTCAGCGCAGTTTTATCATTTTTTTGTTCTCGGCGGTAGCCATAGTAGTCGCGGGAGTATTGCTGCTCAGGCCTCTATTGGGAATGGTTACCTACGGCCTAGACCTCCAGGGTGGGGTGCACGTGGTGGCCCAGGCCCAGGGCAGGGAAGGTAAAGCGGTAACCGATGAGGACATGCGGCAGTTACAGTCGGTAATGCGTCAAAGGGTGGACGAACTGGGGGTCAGTGAGCCGGTTATCCAGCGGCAGGGAGCCGACCGGCTGATAATCGAGCTGGCGGGCGTGAAGGACCCGGACGATGCCGTGCGGCTTATCGGCAAGACCGCCATGCTACAGTTTAAGACGTACGACGGAAAGGTAGTGGTGACCGGTAGCGAGTTGAAAGATGCCCGGCCCAACCGGGATCCGGCCACCAACGAGCCGGTCGTGGAACTCGAGTTCAACTCCGAAGGGGCCCGGAAGTTCGGTGAGGTTACCAAACAACTGGTGGAACAGTATGGCGAAACCGACCCGCGGCGCTGCATTGCGGTATATCTGGACGAGGAGCTTCTGACCAATCCGGTGGTCAGAACCGCCATTACGGAAGGCAAGGCGGTAATAGAGGGCGGGTTTGCCACCTTCGACGAGGCTGCCGAACTGGCCGCCCTGCTGCGGGGCGGTGCCCTGCCGGTGAACGTGGAGATACTGGAGAAGCGGCTGGTAGGGCCCACGCTGGGGGAGGACTCCCTGGCCCGCAGCCGGGTAGCGGTAACGGTAGCGGTGATAGCCGTGCTGATTTTCATGATCCTGGTGTACCGCCTGCCGGGAGTGGTGGCCGACCTCTCCCTGGTGGTGTACGCGCTCTTGCTTCTGGCGGCTCTGGTCGGCATCGGCGCCGTACTCACCCTTCCCGGGATCGCCGGGGTACTGCTGTCCATGGGTATGGCGGTGGACGCCAACATCATTATCTACGAGCGCATCAAGGACGAGTTGCGGGCGGGCAAGACCCTGCGGGCGGCGGTGGAGGCCGGCTTCCGTCGGGCCTTTTGGACTATCTTTGACGCCAATTTAACCACCATCCTGGCCGCGGTGGTGCTTTACTATCTCGGCACGGGTTCTATTAGGGGTTTCGCCGTAACCCTTATTCTGGGTATTGCTGCCAGTTTCTTCACGGCGGTAGTGCTCACCCGGTGGCTGCTGCGGCAGCTGGTGCGGGTGGAGTTCCTACGCAGGCCGGGCTTCTACGGAGTAGCGGCGCGCACGCCGGCGGTTGGAGGGGGTAAGGCGTGA
- the yajC gene encoding preprotein translocase subunit YajC produces the protein MNSSWNVAVLYLVIFFVIMYLFIIRPQQAQQKKRQEMLSRLKVNDHIVTVGGLHGRITRIKEDSLLVRIADKVEVEVDKSAVAYVPTREE, from the coding sequence ATGAACAGTAGTTGGAACGTGGCCGTCCTCTATCTGGTGATCTTCTTTGTGATCATGTACCTGTTCATAATCCGGCCCCAGCAAGCGCAGCAGAAAAAACGGCAGGAGATGCTTTCCCGTCTTAAGGTCAACGACCACATCGTCACCGTGGGCGGCCTCCACGGGCGGATTACCAGGATCAAGGAGGACAGCCTTCTGGTACGCATCGCCGACAAGGTTGAGGTGGAGGTAGACAAGTCGGCGGTGGCGTATGTTCCCACCCGCGAGGAGTGA
- the ruvC gene encoding crossover junction endodeoxyribonuclease RuvC — protein sequence MLVMGVDPGLARTGYGLIRRVGRDLVPVAWGCIETPAGEPLPGRLLMLHRQLGELFGRHHPDCLALEQIFFNRNARTAIEVGQARGVVLLAAAEAAVPVEEYNPLTVKQAVTGYGGAEKQQVQKMVHMLLELPVRPEPDDVADALAVAICCLERWYLERRTVAPP from the coding sequence GTGCTGGTGATGGGCGTGGATCCGGGGCTGGCCCGGACCGGGTACGGGCTGATCCGGCGGGTCGGGCGGGACCTGGTGCCCGTGGCGTGGGGATGTATCGAAACACCGGCGGGAGAACCGCTACCCGGCCGGCTGCTCATGCTGCACCGGCAGCTAGGCGAATTGTTCGGCCGTCATCACCCCGACTGCCTGGCCCTGGAGCAGATATTTTTCAACCGCAACGCGCGCACGGCCATAGAAGTCGGCCAGGCGCGGGGCGTGGTGCTCCTGGCTGCCGCCGAGGCGGCCGTACCGGTGGAGGAGTACAATCCCCTTACGGTGAAACAGGCGGTCACCGGTTACGGCGGGGCGGAGAAGCAGCAGGTTCAGAAAATGGTCCACATGTTGCTGGAGCTGCCGGTCCGGCCCGAGCCGGACGACGTTGCCGACGCCCTGGCGGTGGCCATCTGCTGTCTGGAGAGGTGGTACCTGGAAAGGAGGACGGTAGCGCCGCCGTGA
- a CDS encoding DUF2905 domain-containing protein: protein MGEWSWLGRSLVIMGALLILVGVVLWVGPRLGPLGRLPGDIVYQRGTFTFYFPLVTCLLLSVVLTFLLNLLLRR, encoded by the coding sequence GTGGGAGAGTGGAGCTGGCTGGGACGAAGTCTGGTGATCATGGGGGCCCTGTTGATACTGGTGGGAGTGGTGCTGTGGGTGGGCCCCCGGCTGGGGCCTCTGGGGCGCCTGCCGGGAGACATCGTCTATCAGCGGGGCACTTTCACCTTTTACTTCCCCCTGGTAACCTGTCTATTGCTCAGCGTGGTGCTTACTTTCTTGCTCAACCTGCTGCTGCGGCGTTGA
- the ruvA gene encoding Holliday junction branch migration protein RuvA, with protein sequence MIAFLRGTLVSAGPAVVLEVGGIGFLVQVPARTAEMLPPPGSPVMLYTWLQVREDGVNLYGFSEAEERDLFVRLVGVNGLGPKGALGLLSVYGGKRLVEIIGRGDTAALTRVPGIGPKLAQRVVLELKDRLTRRCPAAQTVPSGEADEVLNALTVLGYVAAEVEPLVREARRTLGEESAVEELLAYCLKRLDPSRAP encoded by the coding sequence GTGATTGCCTTCCTGCGGGGAACCCTGGTGAGCGCCGGACCGGCGGTGGTCCTGGAGGTCGGCGGCATAGGTTTCCTGGTGCAAGTTCCGGCCAGAACCGCGGAAATGCTTCCGCCCCCGGGCTCGCCGGTAATGCTGTATACCTGGCTGCAGGTGCGGGAGGACGGTGTGAACCTGTACGGGTTCTCCGAGGCTGAGGAGCGCGATCTTTTCGTCCGTCTGGTGGGTGTAAACGGCCTGGGGCCCAAAGGCGCACTGGGCCTTCTCTCTGTCTACGGAGGGAAGCGGCTGGTGGAAATCATAGGCCGGGGAGATACTGCCGCCCTGACCCGGGTTCCCGGCATAGGGCCTAAGCTGGCCCAGCGCGTAGTACTGGAGCTGAAGGATCGCCTGACGCGCAGGTGCCCGGCGGCCCAGACAGTTCCGTCGGGGGAAGCCGACGAAGTGCTGAACGCCCTGACCGTCCTTGGCTACGTGGCTGCGGAAGTTGAGCCCCTGGTGAGGGAGGCCCGAAGGACCCTGGGCGAGGAAAGTGCGGTCGAGGAGTTGCTGGCCTATTGTCTGAAACGTCTTGATCCCAGTCGGGCGCCGTAG